GGAGGCCGCCCTCGCCCGGGCGGAGGCCCACGCGGGTGTGATCAGCGCGGAGGTCGCGTCTGCGATCGCCGCCGGCTGCAAGTCCGAGGCGTTCGACGTCGAGGAGATCGGCAGACAGGCACGCGACGGAGGGAACCCCGTCATTCCGCTCGTGTCGAGACTGAGGGAAGTTGTCGGCCCCGGCGCGCGCGACTTCGTGCACTGGGGGGCGACGAGCCAGGACATCCTCGACACCGCCGCCGTGCTCGTGGCGCGGCGCTCGGGGCGCGTGATCGACGCCGGCCTCCTCCGCCTGGCCGACAGCTGCGCGACCCTGGCGGACAGCCACCGCTCGACGGTCATGGCGGGCAGGACGTTGCTGCAGCCCGCAGTGCCCATCACCTTCGGGATGAAGGCGGCCGGCTGGCTGGGCGGAGTGATCGACGCCAGGCAGGCGTTGGCGGCGGCAGTCGACGGGCTCGCCGTGCAGCTCGGAGGGGCGGCGGGGACTCTCGCCTCGCTCGGCTCCCGCGGCCCCGAGGTCGTGTCGGCGTTCGCCGGCGAGCTCGGCCTGCCGGAACCGGTGATGCCGTGGCACACCGCGCGCGAGCGAACCGCCTCTCTGGCCGCCGCGCTCGGTCTCGTCGCGGGGACTTCCGCGAAGATCGCCGGCGACGTGGCGCTGCTCATGCAGCACGAGGTCGGCGAGGCGTTCGAGCCCGGCGGGCCGGGACAGGGTGGGTCCTCGACGATGCCGCACAAGAGCAACCCCGTCGGCGCCGCGGCCGTCGGCGCGGCTACCCGCCGGGCACACGCGCTGGTCTGTCTTTTCTTCGAGTCCCTTTCCGGCGAGCACGAGCGCCACGTCACCTCTTGGCCCGTCGAATGGCAGTCGCTCGGGGAACTGCTCGCTCTCACCGGCGGAGCGGTCGCTCGCACGGCGGAGACCGTGGGCGGCCTGGAGGTCGTCGCCGGTGCCATGGCGGAGCGGGTGCGCGCCCTGGCCGGGCTCCTGCTCGCCGAGCGGGTGAGCCTCGCGCTGGCCCCGCGGATGGGTCGCTCCGAGGCCGCGGCGGCGGTCGCCGAGGCGGGGCGTCGCGCGACGGACACCTCCGCCGGCGCGCTCGTGGCCTCGCTGATGTCGGACCCCCGGGTTGCCGAAGTGATCCAGGCCCCGGAGCTCGAGGACCTGATGGACCCGGCGGGCTACCTGGGCTCGTCGGAGGTGTGGATCGACCGGGTCCTCGCCCGGCACGCGGAGATGTCGCGATGAGCCTCCAGGGCGTGCGCGTCGACGGGCCGCCCGGCGCCCCGGCTCTCGTTCTCAGCAACTCCCTGGGGTGCAGCGCGGACATGTGGGCACCGCAGATGCCCGCGCTCACCCAGCGGTTCCGGGTCGTCCGCTACGAACATCGCGGCCACGGCGGGGCCGGAACCCCGGACGGCGCGTGGACCGTCGACGATCTGGGTCGCGACCTCCTGGCGGTCATGGACGCGGCAGGATTCGAACGGGCCTCGGTCATGGGGTTGTCGCTCGGCGGAACCGTGGCGATGTGGCTCGCCATCAACCACCCCGCGCGGGTCGACCGGCTGGTGATCGCGTGCAGCAGGGCGTCCTGGCCGCCCAAGGAGATGTGGGCGGGACGCATCGAGGCCATGCGAACCGGCCGGCCCGCCGACCTCCTCTCCGCGCTGCTCGGCCGCTGGTTCACCCCGGGTTTCGCGGGTGTTCACCCGGATGCGGTTGCGCTGGTCGCCTCGATGCTCGACACGGCAAGCCCACAGGGTTACGCCGGGTGCTGCGAGGCACTGTCGGAGGTGGACCTGAGCGCGGACCTCGGGTCCATCACCGCCCCGACACTCGTGCTCGCCGGCTCACTGGATCCGGGCGTGCCGATCGCGGTGGCAGCGTCGTTGGCCGAGGCGATCCCGGGCAGCTCCCTGCAGGTGATCTCGCCGGGCGCCCACCTCATCAACGTCGAGCAGCCCGGAAGGTTCAATGCGGCCGTGATCGACCACCTTGCGGGCGACGCCCTGGAGCGCGGGAGGGCGACGCGGCGTGCGGTGCTGGGCGACTCGCACGTTGAAGCGTCGGAGACCGGCGCGGGCCCGATCACCTCGTCGTTCGTCGATCTGATCACGCGTTACGCCTGGGGTGACGTGTGGACCCGGCCAGGGCTCGACAAGCGAACCCGCTCGTGCATCACCCTGGCCATGCTCGTCGCCATGGGACGTTTCGACGAGCTCGGCATGCACCTCCTCGGGGCACGGCGCAACGGGTTGAGCGACGAAGAGATCGTGGAGGTGCTGCTCCAGACGGCGATCTACTGCGGGGTCCCGGCGGCGAACTCGGCGTTCGCTGTCGCCCGGCGGGTGCTGGAGGACGATGCTGGTGCAGCCGGCGGAGCCGGTGACTGAGTCCGGCCGCAGCAACGACTTCGTCCAGTCGCTCGAACGCGGTCTCGCGGTGATCCGGGCGTTCGGGCCGGACCGCCCGTCGCTCACGCTGTCGGAGGTCGCCCGCCAGACGGGGCTGACTCGGGCGGCGGCAAGGCGGTTCCTCCTCACCCTGACCGAGCTCGGCTACGTGCACTCCGACGGCCGCATGTTCTCGCTCCGCCCGAGAGTCCTGGAGCTCGGCTACGCCTACCTGTCGACTCTCGGGCTGAACGAGGTGGCGGCGCCGCACATGGAGCAGCTGGTCGCCGAGACGAAGGAGTCCTCTTCAATCGCCGTGCTCGACGGTGACGACGTCGCGTACGTCGTCCGGGTGCCGACCCAGCGCATCATGACCGTGACCATCGCGGTCGGGACCAGGTTCCCCGCATATGCCACCTCGATGGGCCGGGTCCTCCTCGCGAACCTGCCGGCTGCAGAACTGGGCACCTATCTCGGGCGGGTGGAGCTTCAGCCGTTGACCGGCAGGACGATCGTCGACAAGACGAAGCTGCGGGCCGAGCTGGCCGAGATTGCGGCGCAGGGCTACGCCGTCGTCGACCAGGAGTTGGAGGACGGGCTGCGCTCTGTGGCCGTACCGATCCGCGACTCGTCGGGACGGGTCGTGGCTGCGCTGAACATGTCCGCGCATGCCAGCCGGGCGACACTCGAGCATCTTCGCCGCCGCGTGCTACCGAAGTTGCTCGAGACGGCGAGGCACATAGAGGTGGACCTCGGCGCGCTCGGCTCAGCACCGAGGAAGGTCAGCCGCTAACCCTCCGACTGCACGATCCGCTCCACCATGCGGCGGGCGGCCAGCCCTCCCCGGTCGATCTTGATGTTCAACTCGAACGGGTCGGGGTCGCGGCTCACCCGCTTCTCGAGGACGTTCAGGGCGTTGACATCCTGCTGCACGACCGTCTCGTTGAGCTTGTAGAGGTGGTCGGAGATCTCCGCGTCGTCGAATGCGAAGTCGCGCGACACCGCCCAGAAGTCGTACGTCGACGTCGCCGTCGACGGCGTGATCCCGTAGCTGATCTTCATGTGGAACGCTTCTGCGTCCGTGCCGTCCGCCGATGGCGCCACACCGCACGGGGCGATACGCGAATGCAGGAGGTAGTAGCCGGGCGGGAAGTACTCGATGTCCTGCCAGCGGTCGATGCGGCCCTCGATTCCGGTTGAGCGCGAATAGAAGGGAGGGCACTCGACGTCTTGCATGTGGCGGTTAACCCTCACGATCCCCGCTTCCTCGTCGACGTCGGCCTCGATGGGCGTGGCGGCCACCTCGGGCGTGCCGATGTACCCGGCGTGCAGGTAGGTCTCGTGGGAGAGGTCGAGGAGGTTGTCGATCAGGAGCATGTAGCGCGCCTGCAACGGCGCCATCGACGTGACGACCCGCCAGTCGGCTCCGTCCACGAGCCACGGTGTCACCGGAAGTCGCCCGTGGTCGGGCTGCTCCGGGTCGCCCATCCAGATCCAGGTCCACACGCCCTGCTCGACCAGCGGATAGCTGCGCACGCGCGCGCGTCCCGGGATCTGCTCCTGCCCGGGTACCGCGACGCACGTGCCTTCGCAGTCGAAGGTGAAGCCGTGGTAACCACAGACGAGCAGGTCCCCGTCGAGCCGGCCGAGTGACAGGGGGAAGCGCCGGTGGGGGCATCGGTCAGCGAGGGCCACGGGGCGGCCGCCGGTGGTGCGGTAGAGCACGACGTTCTCCCCGAGCACGGTCCGGCCGAGGGGGGCCGCGGTCACCTCGCTGGACAGCGCCACCACGTACCAGCGGTCGTGAGCGAACATCGTATCGGGCTCTGTCTGTGCTGTTTCCATTTCAGTAGTCCATTTCAGAAGTCCATGTCAGAAGTCATCGGTTGCGGGCAGGCCGACGTAGTTCTCTGCGAAGACCATCTCGGCGGCCTCCGAGCGTTGCAGGTAGTTGAGCCTCGAGATCTGGAGCTGCTCGATGTAGGGCCCCTCGCCGAGCTGGTGGAGCAGAGTCGTCATGTAATTGGAGAAGTCCTGTGCGCGCCATACCCGGCGCAGTGCAGTCGAGCTGTAGCCCTCGAGCCTTTCCGTGCTGCCGTCCCGGTACCAGTCGAGGAGGGCGGCGGCGAGGAGGCGGACGTCGTTGGCCGCCAGGTTGAGGCCCTTGGCGCCCGTAGGCGGGACGATGTGTGCGGCGTCGCCGGCGAGGAAGAGCCGCCCCAGTTGCATCGGCTCGCACACGTAGCTCCGCATGGTGGTGATGCCCTTCTCGAGGACGGGTCCCTCATTGAGCTCCCAACCTTCCGACGCCATCCGGATCTGCAGCTCCTTCCAGATGCGTTCGTCGGGCCACGCCCCGATGTCCTCGCCGGGAGGAACCTGGATGTAGAGGCGGCTGATGTGCTCGGACCGCATGGAATGGAGGGCGAAGCCCCTCTCGTGCCACGCGTAGATCAGCTCGTCGGTCGCCGGTGCCGCCTCGGCCAGGATGCCCAGCCAGTCGAAGGGGTACTGGAGGTCGAACTCGGTGTAGGAGCCATCCGGCAGCGAGGCCCTGCTGACACCGTGGAACCCGTCGCAGCCGGCGATGAAGTCGCATTCGACGGTAACCGTGCGTCCTTGCTCCGTGAAGGCGATGCTCGGATGGTCGCTGTCGAAATCGTGCAGCACGACGTCCTCGACCTCGAAGCGGACGTCGATGCCGCGCTCGCCGGCCGCGGTATAGAGGTCCTTCATGACCTCTTGCTGGCCGTAGATGGTCAGGAAGCGACCGGTCAGCCTCTCCATCTCGATGTGCTGCGTGCGGCCCGGCCGGCGTACGTAGACGCCCGTGTGGTGAAGCCCCTCGCGCGCCAGCCGGTCACCAACTCCGAGCCGGTGCATGAGGTCGACGGTGTTCTGCTCGAGCAGCCCGGCACGCACCCGCTTCTCGACGTACTCGCGCGGCTTGGCTTCCAGGACCACGGAATCGACGCCGGCCTGCTGCAACAGGAGTGCCAAAAGCAGCCCCGCTGGGCCCCCTCCGACGATTCCGACCTTGGTGCGCACCAGGCAGGCCCTCCCTTGTGGATCGGGGCCATCTTAAGCCCGATGTTCGGCCACCGACACTGTGTGCGCATGTCGCACGAAGCACACCCCTGTGTCGCGACGTCAACCTCTTTTCCAAAGAAAATTGGCTAGAACGAGGCCCATGGGACTCCGCATCTTCACCGAGCCGCAGCAGGGCGCTTCGTACGACCAGCTTCTCGCGGTGGCCCGCACGGCCGAGGAGTGCGGGTTCGACGCTTTCTTCCGCTCGGATCACTACTTGAAGATGGGGTCGGCCAGCGGGCTGCCGGAGTACACCGACGCGTGGACGACCCTCGCGGGGCTCGCCCGGGACACTGCTCGCATCCGGCTGGGCACGCTGGTCACCCCGGTGACGTTCCGGGCGGTCGGGACCTTTCCCGCTGTGGTCACCCAGGTGGATCACATGAGCGGTGGCCGTGTCGATGTGGGGCTCGGGGCGGGGTGGTACGAGGCGGAGCATGAGGCGTACGGGTTGTCGTTTCCGCCGGCTGGGGCGCGCTACGACCTGCTCGAGGACCAGCTCAACATCTTGCACGGGGTGTGGTCGGCGCCGGCGGGCGCGACCTTCGAGCACAAGGGGTTCACCTGCTCTGTCAGCCTGGCGGCGGACTCACTGCGGCCGGCTCAGTCGCCGCACCCGCCGATCATCATGGGCGGGCGAGGCGGGACCCGCAACGCCCGGCTCGCCGCCACCTTCGCCGACGAGTTCAACACAGCGTTCGTGCCTCGTGAGCAGATGAGGTCGACGCATGACGCGGTGCGCCGGGCGTGTGAGGCTGCGGGGCGGGACCCGGCGTCGGTCGTGTGGTCGGTCGCGCTGGTCGTGTGTTGCGGTTCGACCGAGCAGGAGGTGGCGCGAAGAGCGGCGGCCATCGGCAGGGACGTGGACGAGCTGCGGCGCAACGGGCTCGCTGGGTCGCCGGACGAGGTGGTCGACAAGCTTGGCCTGTACGCGGAGTCGGGGGCGCAGCGCTGCTACCTGCAGGTGCTCGACCTGTCGGACCTCGACCATCTGCGTCTCATCGGGGAGGAGGTGCAGCCGCATTGGGGCGGTCGTTGAGGCCTACTTGGCGTTCATCGGGTCGTGAAGCTCGGTCGTGGTGAAACGGACCGCGTCCCACGCCCCTTCAGAGACTCTGCTCCACACTCCCGGCGGAGTTCCAGACCGCTCACGGCTGCGATCTGTTGCAGGGACACCTCTACGGTGAGCCCAGACCGACCGACGAGATGACCGAGTTCCTGCACGCCGCGGTCGGCCGCGATGCGCTCGGCATCGCCACCTCCGTCGTCTGACTATTGGGAATGGCCGGTCAGCACGGTGGTTCACCCATAGCAACTCCGCCGTTTGATAGCCCGTTGCACGGGCACCCGGTGGCCTTCAATCGGCGGGACCCCTTTCGGACAGTGATCGATGGGAGCTCGCCGGTGCCTCACGGTTGCTGGCGACGATAAATCGCTGGCCCCTTCTGCACCCCGTCGGTTACAAATGCTCCTGACCGACATGGAAAGGAGGAGCGCAATGGCCAATGACTCGTTTATGACTGCCGCAACCACCGTGGCTTACGACGGCCCGATGCTCCTCGGCACCTCGGTTGCCATCACGGCCTAGAGCGGTCCTTCTCGCCAGCCCCGGCTAACCAACCTGACCGAAGCGTCTTCTCCGTCGAGCGTCGTCCGTTCCCGCGCTCGGTCTCTTGGTGCCCCCGTTCGCCCGCACGCCACCCGAAGGAGGTGACATCATGTACATGCATCCCTATCTGGCTCATCAATTGGCCCTCAGCCAACAGGAAGAGCTTCGGCGACAAGCGATCCGACACCCGAAGCGGCTGAGCCGGCCGCGCCAAAAGCCCTCGTTTCGCCGGCTCAGCCCCGGGTCTCTCAATGCTCCTCCACCGCGGTCGGCGCCGGCGAGCCAATGACTATCGAGGTCTGAAGGGGTGTGCAGCATGACGCACACAAGGTCATGCTGCACACCCCTCCGCCAGACTGGGAACACCGCCGCCCCCGGTCGAACCCCGTATCCAACCGTCCGGACGGCGGACACGTTGACGCCATCTTGGGGAACTGTTGCACGGTCGATCATGGGAGCCGGCGAGGCGACGCAGGAGGGTGCCGTTCTGTATCCGGCCGACCGCCACCGGGCTCTGATTATCGATAGTGCATTCCAATTCTGGACTGCCCGTGTAACGGCGCTTCGATGGCGGCGGGAGGGACCGGGCCACGGAGGTGGTCGGGGCCGTGGCCCGTCGGCCGCTCTGAGAGCCAGTGTGGACGGCCAAGAGGAGGTTCCGGGGCGTCGGGGCGGCCCATGCAATGGATGACACCTTGCCATCTAGGGTTGATGGGGGCTGCCCATGGTCGTCGACGGCCTGCCCCCCCGCTGCTAGGGGCGCACGGGCCGCCGCCTCATCCACGGCGCCGCAATACCCGGCGGTTCGTAGCCGGCGTCGGCGAGGGAGAAGTTGGTGCCCGGCTTGACGATCTGGTCGATGCGGTCCAACACGTCCGCCGGCAGCTGGACCTCGGTGGCGCCGAGCTGGCCCTCGAGGTGCTCGGCCGTGCGGGGCCCGATGATGGCCGACGTGACCGCGGGGTGCTCGAGGACGAACGCCAGCGCCATGTGGATCAGGCTGATGCCGGACTCGTCGGCCAGCTCGGCCAGGGCGGTCGCGGCGTCGAGCTTGGCCTTGTTCTCAGGCCTGGTCAGGTCGTAGCGGGCCGGAATGCGCGACGCCCGCCGGCTGGTGAGGTCCGGCGCCCCTGTCCGCCACCGGCCCGACAACCAACCGCCGGCGAGCGGGCTCCACGGGATCACCCCCATCCCGTACTTCTGGCACAGGGGCAGCACCTCTGCTTCGATCCCCCGCACCAGCATCGAGTACGGCGGCTGTTCGCAGACGAACCGCTCCCGGCCCCGCCGCTCGGCCACCCACTGGGCCTCGACGATGTCGCCGGGCGGGAACGTGGACGACCCGAGGTAGCGGACCTTCCCTTGGCGCACCAGGTCGGTGAGGGCGCCGAGCGTCTCGTCGATGCCGATGTGGGGGTCGGGCCTGTGGATCTGGTACAGGTCGATGTAGTCGGTGCCGAGCCGGCGCAGGCTGTGCTCGCACTCCTGGATGATCCAACGCCGGGAGTTGCCCATCATGTTGGGGTCCTCCCCCATGGTCCCGTGGACCTTGGTGGCGATGACGAGCTGGTCGCGCCGGCCGGCGATGGCCTTGGCGACGATCTCCTCGGACTCACCGGCCGAGTACACGTCGGCGGTGTCGATGAAGTTGATTCCCGCGTCGAGGGCAGAGCGGATGATGCGGACCGATTCGTCGTGGTCGGGGTTCCCCCACGAGCCGAACATCATGGCGCCGAGGCACAGAGGGCTGACGCGAACTCCAGTGTTGCCGAGATTGCGATATTTCACACTTCCGGAAACTACTCCCATCCGGTGGCCAGCGATGATGGGTGCACACCCTGAGGAGGACTCCGGCGACGTCAGGTGGATGCTCAACCCGCAACGCAGCGACCGAGGTGCCGGCGGCGACGCCCCTGGACGCCTTGGCCCTCCCACAGGGCGGCGGATCAACGAGCGGAACCTGGAACCGTACGTTGCCGAGCCGCTCTGCGTTGTCTACTGTGCCGGTCCCCACCGCCAGGGGGCCGACATGGCGGCCGTCCGGGTGGCCGAGCTCGGCCGGGCGGTCAAGAAGATGATCGGCGCTATGACGGGCTGGGTGGACGAAGGCTTCGAGATCGAGACAGGAGGCGCGTGATGACAAACGTGATCGTGCAGGGGGTGTTCGTGGTGGATCCGGGAGAACGGGACCAGTTCATCGAGGCAAGCATCGAGGGGATGCGAGCCTCACGGGCGGAGGCAGGCTGTCTGGAGTACGTCTTCGCCGCCGACCCGCTCGACTCGGGCCGGGTCGTGCTCTCGGAGCGCTGGGAGTCGATGGAGCTCCTTCAGCAGCACCTGAATGGACAGTCATCGCGTTCGGCGGGAGACAGGCCGAAGCCAACGTCGGCGGAGATCGTCATGTACGAGGTGGCGTCGGCCACCAAGCTGATCTGAGACCGCCGATGTGACGGTCCGTCTCGGCGCGCTACTGAACGCCGGGTCGGCGAGGACGCCAGAGGTGATGCCGATCTGCGCTCCGATGGACGTTGTCATCGTCGGGTTACAGACGCCCGGAGCCGCGTCGGGGTTGGCGACGCACACTTCGCACTCCAAGCCGTCGAGGTCCGGAAGAAGACACTGAGAATCGACCTATGCGATTGGGAGTCGTGGATCGACCAGTCCCGGGAGGAACGCACTCCTACTGGGCTCCAGAAGCTGACCCACACGGATCCTGCCGCGGCTCACCGATGAGGAGGTAAGGGCCGAGAAGGTTGCCGAGGTTGGCTGCGGCCGTGGCGAGAACGAGGGCTACATGCGGGGGGAATGCGTCGGGTTCGACGGAATCGAGTTGCAGCAACCCCACCGGCTTTCCCGTCAGGAATATCGGCACCGCCAGATAGCTACGCGTGTGCCGTGATGTCGATTCGGCCCGCCGGTGCGCGGGGACAGCTGCAGCAGGCACGGTGATGTCAGCCAGGTAGCGCATCTTGCCGCTCGCGATCACCGCCCCCGCGACGCCTTGGCCCTCCGGGATTCGAGCGGCCCGCGCAGTGGCTGTCGGCGGTGGGTAGGCCGCGCCCAGCCGGATTCCGTCACTGCCGAGGAGTTGAATGCTTGCGCCGGTAAACGCGACGACTTTCCGCACGGTGCGCAGCGTGAGGGCAAGCGCGCTGTCGAGGTCGATCGCGGACTGCAGGTCAGCGGTCAGGTCGACGAGGAGTTGAGGGTCAAGTTCTGAGCCACGACGCAACCGCCCGCGCGCCCGCATCGTCGCAGCCGGTGTTGCCGCACCTGTGGGCATGACCGGCGCTGGCTGACCGAAGAGGAAGCCTTGACCTTCGGTCACGCCAAAGCGCCTCAACGCATGGCTTTGATCGGCGGTTTCGACACCTTCGGCCACCACGGTCATGTCGAGGCCCGAGGCCATCCCGATGATGGCCCGGATGACGTGCTCGGCGCGCCTGTCATGCCCGAGATCGGCGACAAACGAACGGTCGATCTTGAGAATGTCGCACGGCAATGTAGTCAGGTAGCTAAGGGTGGAATGTCCGGTACCGAAGTCGTCGAGGGCGACCCATAGCCCATCCGCCCGCAGCCTGGTCAAGGTCTCCGAGGCGGCACCAGGATCAGTGAGCAGGCCCGTTTCGGTTACTTCCAGACACAGCCGCCCACCGGACAGTCCGGTGCTCGCAAGCTCGTCCAGGACGGTGTCGGCGTAAGCGGGGTCGCTCAGTTCAGGCCCTGACACGTTGATTGAGACCCTCTGAGAGGCGAACGCGCGCCTGACCGCGGTACCGAACACCTCACGGCGGACAAACGCGCCCAACGCCCCGATCAGCCCCGCTTCTTCGGCGAGGGGCACGAACTTCCCAGGCGAGATCGGCCCGTAGTAACTGTGATTCCAGCGGACGAGTGCCTCCGCACCGGTCGGGCTGGCATCGGCAAGCAACACCGTTGGCATGTAGACGACGGAGAGCCCGCGGCCACCATCATGCAGGGCTCGGTCGAGCTCCGTCATCAACACTCGGTCTTGGTCGGTCAACACCTGCCCCCGACCTCACTTGCCATTCGAGGGGGATCCAAGGGCCCCATATACCTCCGAGGATAAGCCGTCTTGACTTCGGCCAACGGCTGCCTCTGACGATTAGACAGACCTCTGTGTAGAACCGGCGGAGGAGTACATCAGGTGAGCGAGCGGCAAGTTCACGTCAGCCAGCCGGTGGAAGTCCGCTCCGAGGAGACGCCAAGGTCCTCGGTAGCGAAACCCCCGGCGTCGGTCGAGAGGTCGGCGTCGGAGCGGGGTGGAGGCAACTGGCCGGTCCGCAGCATGAAGCGAAGCCTGCAGCGTCGTTATTTTGCCCGAAAGGAACCAGAGAGGGCCGAGCCTGTACCAGCGGTGGCGAAGGCCACGGAAGGCACTTGGGATCTTGGAGCGGATGCCCAGGGACTCTCCGGCGTAGGGGGCGTGGAACGGTCAGAAGGGTGGCGCGCGATTTCCATCCAATCTCCAGACAAACGCCACCGAGCCTGCTCCTGAGTCACCTGTGATACATCTCGGTTCGGGATGGTCCCGGCCGAAGGAGGACAAGCCATGCCGATCATCGACGTGAAGGTGATGGAAGGGGTGCTCACCACCGAGCAGAAGCAGAAGATTGCCCGAGGCATGACCGACGTGTTCGCCGACGTTGTCGGTTCGCGGGCGCGTTCGGTGACCTGGGTCGTCATCCAGGACGTCGCTAGCGGAGAGTGGACTATGGGTGGCGACCCAATTACGACCGAAGGTGTCAAGGAGCTCCTGAGCGGCGAGCCCGCCAACGTTTAGCCATCCTGCTCCACCATTTTCCCGGCTCTTGAGCTGGAGATAGACGCGAGAGTGGCCTTGCCGTGAGGGAAACTGTGGTTGTCGAGCTTCGCAAATCTCTCACGGTAAGGTGCTCTCTCGATAGGTGGTGGGTGACTGCTTGACAACAATGAAGGCGTGGATGGTTTGGTCCCGCCCCACTCGGCATCGCGGTTGTCTAACGGCCGTGTGTTGTTCGGAATGGGGGCTGTCCGCGGCGAGGCGGAATCACACCGAGGATTCGATACGCCGCTGGTAGTCGGCTGCCAGGGCTAATAGGGCACCTTGGCAGTCACCGGTGAACGATGATCCGTGCATCAGGGCAAGGGTCTGCGGCGCGAGCGCGGCCAGCCGCTCAACGGTGCTAGGCGTGGCAGGTGCCAGACTGCTGGCCCGGAACAGGTCCTCGGCCTCCGACGCCGCCTCGACGATGTCGGATTCGGTCAGCGGCGGGCCGTCCCCCAGGTGGGTGAAGAGGTCGCCGCACAAAAGGGTTCCCGTCGTCTCCTCGTACAGCACGCGTGCTTCCCATCCGTGCGGCACGTGGGGGGTGTCGATGTGGCGAACCTTTTTGGCCCCGAGGTCAATAAGTTCGCCCTCGGAGAGCGACCGGGGCGGGCGATCCGCCATTTCGTTGAGCGAAACCAAGCAGCCGATGGCCCCGTGGGCAACCTGAGCCTGCGGGGCGACGGCCAGGAACTCGTTCATCGTGCCGCACTCATCGGACTCGACATGCCCGAAGGTGATCCAGCGCAGTTGCTCCACCGGCATGACCCTTTGGATGGCGTCACGTACCGAGCCAAACATCGACCGGTGGCCCGTATGGAACAAGAGCGGCTCCTCATCGAGCACGAGGAACTGGTTGAACGTAAAGCCGGTAGGCCCGATCTCCGGCACGAGAGTAGATAGGCGGTAGATGTCGGGCGCTATCTCGTCCACCTTCGTCTCCACGCTTCTCTCCTTTTCTAAGCCTCCACAGAGTCTGATCGATCACCACAGCATGTGCCACCCGATCCGGCAAGGGCCGGCGCCGAGATGCTGGTCGCTGCCGCGGACCCGCGGACAAAGGCATCGGCGGCGAGCACGCCGTCGGGGTCGTACCGCTCGGCAACGGCGGCCAAGCGGGCGAGCGTGGGCTCATCGTAGGCGCGGCGTGCGCTGGTGGCGTCGTGCGGTGGGCCGTAGTTCGGCCAGACCCCGCCGGTGTCCCAGTCTGCCAGTGCCGCGAACAGCCGCTGCGCGTGCGGCACGACGGCTGGGTCCAGTGCGACGCCCACGGCCAGCACGCTGTACGCGGCGCTACGGTGTACGAACGCGCTGGGGT
This region of Acidimicrobiales bacterium genomic DNA includes:
- a CDS encoding EAL domain-containing protein yields the protein MTELDRALHDGGRGLSVVYMPTVLLADASPTGAEALVRWNHSYYGPISPGKFVPLAEEAGLIGALGAFVRREVFGTAVRRAFASQRVSINVSGPELSDPAYADTVLDELASTGLSGGRLCLEVTETGLLTDPGAASETLTRLRADGLWVALDDFGTGHSTLSYLTTLPCDILKIDRSFVADLGHDRRAEHVIRAIIGMASGLDMTVVAEGVETADQSHALRRFGVTEGQGFLFGQPAPVMPTGAATPAATMRARGRLRRGSELDPQLLVDLTADLQSAIDLDSALALTLRTVRKVVAFTGASIQLLGSDGIRLGAAYPPPTATARAARIPEGQGVAGAVIASGKMRYLADITVPAAAVPAHRRAESTSRHTRSYLAVPIFLTGKPVGLLQLDSVEPDAFPPHVALVLATAAANLGNLLGPYLLIGEPRQDPCGSASGAQ
- a CDS encoding aldo/keto reductase; the encoded protein is MKYRNLGNTGVRVSPLCLGAMMFGSWGNPDHDESVRIIRSALDAGINFIDTADVYSAGESEEIVAKAIAGRRDQLVIATKVHGTMGEDPNMMGNSRRWIIQECEHSLRRLGTDYIDLYQIHRPDPHIGIDETLGALTDLVRQGKVRYLGSSTFPPGDIVEAQWVAERRGRERFVCEQPPYSMLVRGIEAEVLPLCQKYGMGVIPWSPLAGGWLSGRWRTGAPDLTSRRASRIPARYDLTRPENKAKLDAATALAELADESGISLIHMALAFVLEHPAVTSAIIGPRTAEHLEGQLGATEVQLPADVLDRIDQIVKPGTNFSLADAGYEPPGIAAPWMRRRPVRP
- a CDS encoding putative quinol monooxygenase, with the protein product MTNVIVQGVFVVDPGERDQFIEASIEGMRASRAEAGCLEYVFAADPLDSGRVVLSERWESMELLQQHLNGQSSRSAGDRPKPTSAEIVMYEVASATKLI
- a CDS encoding 4-oxalocrotonate tautomerase family protein, translated to MPIIDVKVMEGVLTTEQKQKIARGMTDVFADVVGSRARSVTWVVIQDVASGEWTMGGDPITTEGVKELLSGEPANV
- a CDS encoding MBL fold metallo-hydrolase encodes the protein METKVDEIAPDIYRLSTLVPEIGPTGFTFNQFLVLDEEPLLFHTGHRSMFGSVRDAIQRVMPVEQLRWITFGHVESDECGTMNEFLAVAPQAQVAHGAIGCLVSLNEMADRPPRSLSEGELIDLGAKKVRHIDTPHVPHGWEARVLYEETTGTLLCGDLFTHLGDGPPLTESDIVEAASEAEDLFRASSLAPATPSTVERLAALAPQTLALMHGSSFTGDCQGALLALAADYQRRIESSV